The following coding sequences are from one Spea bombifrons isolate aSpeBom1 chromosome 13, aSpeBom1.2.pri, whole genome shotgun sequence window:
- the HEXIM1 gene encoding protein HEXIM1, translating to MAEVGVQETTVPCKSLTGGDSLLPCKDSDGWGHKIKEEKEECLKTDASTLSCPEEEDHNKVAGYQRPGQFVKCKQEDEWKQLGKKRHRRRPSKNKRRWKPYNKLTWEEKKLLEEKESQRASRMRAEMFAKGQPVAPYNTTQFLMEDHVQEEPDLCPPQRRAFVALPLCNANSFTKGDSTEEDLEEEEDGTGSDGMDSNDGTEFLQRDFSETYERYHAESLQDMSKQDLIREYLELEKCLSRMEEENNRLRLQGMVGTQVGGPQDSRISELEKELEKLKEENERLLREKELVAANPSEH from the coding sequence ATGGCAGAAGTTGGAGTTCAGGAGACAACCGTGCCTTGCAAAAGTTTGACAGGTGGGGACTCCTTGTTGCCCTGTAAAGATAGTGATGGGTGGGGGCACAAAataaaggaggagaaagaagagTGTCTGAAGACGGATGCTTCGACCCTCTCCTGCCCAGAGGAAGAGGACCACAACAAAGTGGCCGGTTACCAGAGGCCAGGGCAGTTTGTTAAATGTAAACAGGAAGATGAATGGAAGCAGTTGGGCAAGAAACGGCACAGGAGACGACCTTCAAAAAACAAGAGGCGATGGAAGCCTTACAATAAGCTGACCTGGGAGGAGAAGAAGCTACTGGAGGAGAAGGAGTCTCAAAGAGCCTCCAGAATGAGAGCAGAAATGTTTGCCAAGGGGCAGCCTGTGGCTCCGTACAACACCACCCAGTTCCTAATGGAGGACCATGTGCAAGAGGAGCCAGACCTTTGTCCCCCACAACGTAGGGCATTTGTCGCTCTTCCTCTTTGCAACGCCAACTCTTTCACAAAAGGTGACAGCACAGAGGAAGActtggaagaagaagaagacgggACAGGCAGCGATGGGATGGACAGCAACGATGGGACTGAGTTTCTACAGAGGGACTTCTCTGAGACCTATGAACGGTACCATGCGGAAAGCCTGCAGGACATGAGTAAGCAGGACTTGATTCGCGAGTACTTAGAGCTGGAAAAGTGCCTCAGTCGGATGGAAGAGGAAAACAATCGTTTACGACTCCAGGGAATGGTCGGCACGCAGGTCGGTGGGCCGCAGGACTCCAGGATCAGTGAACTGGAGAAAGAGTTGGAGAAACTGAAGGAGGAGAATGAGAGGCTACTTCGAGAGAAGGAGTTGGTTGCAGCCAACCCAAGCGAACATTGA